The Ictalurus punctatus breed USDA103 chromosome 6, Coco_2.0, whole genome shotgun sequence DNA segment GTAATGATTCGATTTGGAGTGcttaactactactactattattattattattattattattattattattattattattattattaaaagcgtAAAGCCAGAGAAAGTTTCAGAGATTTGTGCAGAAGCGCAGGTGTAGATGACCATGACCTGAGCTCAGGTGATGGTGAATGATGCGCGAGGCTCCTGTAGCTCAGGTGTGCTTCCATATAATTGGTGGCAAAGGAAGCAGAGGTGCTAAAATAGACTCCGAGgtagaacattaaaaaaaaaaaaaactttcacgAACAGTTCTCCGAAAGACCAGAAAACCTTTACATATTCTCAGAGGATCTATATCACTGTGTAACGGCTGAATCCGTGCGGATTGTGTCAGCACGAGGTGGGGGTGAGAAAGGGGTGGGGAACGAGacagtgactgtgtgtgtgtgtgtgtgtgctcacgcGCGCACACCAAATGTATTCAAACCCTGCTGTCTACCCTCACCCCTCACTTTATTTTCTCCTCCGGAACCGTCAACACCAAGTCTGGCACGCGCCGAGTGCGTGTCCTTCCCCCAACCGCGGCGTCTCGCGCATCACTCCAGCATCCTGTGGATAGAGGACAGCAGCGTGTGGAGTTGAGGAGAGTCATATCTCACTCACGTCTCGCAGTTTTGCTCTCTACGCAGAAGGGTCACGCGGCAGAAAAGCATCATCTCTCAGCATGCGTTACAGCTGACAGGCTGCGGCGTCAGGATCTTCCAAACGCGTGACTGCTATAATTAAACGGATCAGAACTTTGCATCGGAAAGACTTGTGCGAAATTCATGAATGGACGGGACGCTGAAGAAGATACAGATCCACTGACAACACCCTGATAATCCAGCTGCTTTCTCGCTCTCCGCTCACATCATATCACAGCTGGAGGAGGCACAAGGTGAGCACACTACTGCCTAATCATCGGAAAGTTTTCGTATACACTTCATGAAAAACTGTCTTGGTGCCGCGCTTAAGGATCGTCCAGCTCACACGACGGGTTTATTATCGGCTCATTTGTTTATCATCGCGTCGTTTTAGGAAATGTCACTTCGTCCCGAATGACTTGCTTTCCGAGACGCcgggttttttttatatatatatatttttatatatatacacgagacgagacatgaaaataaacaaaacaaaatgaacatatttaacacgacattgttttcatttgtgcttAAAAACGTTATGATTGACAGCATTTATCCTGGTCTGACGCTGCTGTCGATGGGCGAATTGTCGTGTGTGTACAGCACATCCCAAACAGCACACTCCCGCACTCGATCGCAGGCTTTACACACAACCGCATATTATTTAGAAGTGTAGTCGCCCCTCTATGGGTGCAGGATGTGGCCCGTAACGTCCGGTATGTAATGTAATCCACTACAgtttactaattactactttaaaatgaCTCATTACGCCACTTTGAAAACTTATCAAACcgacaaaaatacactacaaggTGAAACTCGcggttctttcagtaattttagcgcgTGTaggacatgatcagaaaaagaaaagtcgGATTTATAATAAAACCTGCCTCGGGGGTTGTCACCGTGTGTCGGACGACCAGACGGATAAAATATCAAAcgtttctaactaggctagtctGGTGTCGCTAGCCGAGGGGAGACAcggctaagctatcactgtatgggtttagctgctacagcgCCATGtagagtacattatctttccttctgctccgCTCAGATcgtgttcacgtaaactggaactcatctAGACGTTTACacgccttgttttcctgctcagcctcagtttcagtttcaactcctttactgcttcaataaaaatcagCGCGTATCCATTTCCCCTCACGCTGACTGTATGAGCTGGCGTTCGGCAGAATCGAGAtccgtcagccaataagacacgagtgttccCACGTGTGTATTTTCccgtaaaccctgtctgatcggtctcgcctccgttcgctgaagatataaaatcacaaccccgccgtcttcttttaccgACGTCCGGTTACGCAGCGGCGGACCGCTCCGAGTGCGGAATCGTTCGcggctaaataaaaaaatcttcgAGCAAAAGgtgatttgttttaaaaacgcattttacttttaatattgttttcttcacactgaaattgtaactgtaatcaaatgacaTGAATTGATAATGTAACGTGTTACATCACTGCGTGATCAGAAAGGGTCGTTAGGTTACAGTAACGCGTTACACACAACTCTGCTATCGACAGATGGCCAAATGTGCTTTTGAGCGCGCGGAGGCTAATTGGTTTTCCATTAACTTGTTAGGTCTATATTTACCGTCGCTGTTAGGGATGTCAAGGAAAATAAAACTCCTAAAAGTAAGTCAACAATAttgtaagaagaaaaaaaatgaatctcattattCACTTTACCTAAAGACAACTTTCATCGTCGAtgaaaacactaaaataaaataaaataaaatgtgaaagacTGTGCATTGCGAATCGAACAAGTAGGTTACTTAGAAGTAGGCtagttttcctttctttctttaatgtttAACTTTCATCAAGATGTAGCctaaatatatttctttctttcgttccttCCATCCTAATGTGTAGCTAATTATCAACTTTTCATctatttcttcctttcttcctaaTCTTAATATTAACCTTTCATCATTTACATATACCTAGGTAACTTTCTTCCaagctctcgctctctctctctctctctctctctctctctctctctctctctctctagccctcgctctctctctctctctctctctctctctctctctctctctagccctcgctctctctctctctttctctctctctctaccccttgctctctctctctctctctctctctctctctttctctctctctaccccttgctctctctctctctctctctctctctctctctagccctcgctctctctctctctttctctctctctacacctctctctctctctaccccttgctctctctctctctctaccccttgctctctctctctctctctctctctaccccttgctctctctctctctctctctctctagccctcgctctctctctctttctctctctacacctctctctctctctaccccttgctctctctctctctctctctctctaccccttgctctctctctttctctctctctacacctctctctcactctcgctacCTAgatacctctctctcttcctctctctctctatccatcacttcctctttctctctcgctctctctgtctacctctctctatctctctctctctcttcaccttCCCTTTTACTCTCTTTGCGCTTCTCTTTCAGTCATTCTTAAGagtgctgaaaaaaaatctgtacaaAAATCTTTAATTCAATTTCCAAATTCTGAGTAATTTGTGGCTGCACTGTACAGACTGACTGAGCTGCAATAATTCTattaaaactctctctctctctctctctctctctctctctctctctctctctctctctgtgtgtctgtctgtctctcgcactctctctctctctgtctgtctgtctctcgctctttctctctgtctctctgtctgtctctctctgtctgtctgtctgtctctcactctctctctgtctgtctctctctgtctgaatgtctctctctcactctctctctgtctctctccctttctgtctgtctgtctgtctctcgctcgctctctgtctcgctctctctctctctctctctctgtctcactctctgtctctctctctccccctaaTGTAACCTTTCATCATTTACATATACCTAGGTAACTTtctttcaatctctctctctctctctctctctctctctaaggtGAAACTTTCATTCTGTCATCAAGATGTAGCCTAAcatttctttcttactttctttctttctttcttattaaaCTATTTATGTTTTGgtctttgtgtatatatatatatacacaaaaaaattatttatttatttatgtatttatttattttacccagGTGTGATTCAGCCTTGCGCTTGATGAAGATGATGCTGAGTCCGGATCAGACCGATCCTGACCTGATGTGGGCTCAGTCTGACCCGGAAACGGTGCTGAACGTCATTAAAGTAGAGTGTATGCCCAAGGAGTCTCCTCTGGCGGACGGGAAGCAGCGCGCGCTCGCGCCTCCCGCACTGACCCGCGAGGAAAAGCGGCGGAGGAGGCGCGCGACCGCCAAGTACCGACTGGCGCACGCAACGCGCGAGCGCATCCGCGTCGAGGCCTTCAACGTGGCGTTCGCCGAGCTGCGGAAGTTACTCCCTACACTCCCACCCGACAAGAAGCTCTCCAAGATAGAGATCCTCCGTCTGGCCATATGTTACATATCTTACCTGAATCACGTGCTGGACGTGTGAAGGAACCGGAGAACAccttaaccattaaaaccagttcTAATCTATAAGACTATTTTACACAGGTATAAGATCTAGTCTAATCTATAAGACTATCTTACACAGGTATAAGATCTAGTCTAATCTATAAGACTATTTTACACAGGAATAAGATCTAGTCTAATCTATAAGACTCTTACACAGGTGTAAAATCTAGTCTAATCTATAAGACTATCTTACACAGGAATAAGATCTAGTCTAATCTATAAGACTCTTACACAGGTATAAAATCTAGTCTAATCTATAAGACTATCTTACACAGGTATAAGATCTAGTCTAATCTATAAGACTATCTTACACAGGAATAAGATCTAGTCTAATCTATAAGACTATTTTACGCAGCGTAAGATGTAGTCTGTTTATGAGAATATTGTTATTGTATGCCAGCTGTTAGATGTAGACTACAGACATAGGTAGGCCTATGCAGAGTAGTAATAGCAATATCTGTTGATGGGTCTGATGTCACCAATATCTGATGGGTCAGAGATATTTATCTAACTTCTGTGAAATGGCCTACAGTTAAATAGGcatgctttaaaataataataataataataataataataataataataataataataataataatctcagaTGAATATGGGGTTAGCATCAGGAAAACCTCACACAGATCAGACCAGCCTGAAGCACTGGAAGCATCCTGCACAGATTAGTctctattttaaaatgttatttattctcTGCTTGCGTTGTAAACAGACTTGTAGGCCTATATTTTATGTGCGGTTGTGTTATAAAGTTggataatttattttattgtttgacTGTGCTCTTAAACTAGGCCAGTGCAAGGTGtttaatactgtaaatgtacaaTTATTTATATCGTAAAGTCGTTGTGTTGAAAGTTTTGTCGTCGCTCTGAGCTCGCACATTTGGATAGTTAATGCTAAACGTTAAGCCTTTAATATCAATGAAGCAAGTGATTATATGTGGTTGATATCTCCGTGGAAACAAGACGTGCTTCCTCTGTTTACAACGTGCTTACGGATAGGCTACACGATCTTTACACGTTTCTTTATATAACTCTGTGTGATACGGCCTAGGAAAAGTGTGTTTGGGGATTAAGCAATTTAGTGTTTAGACAGAATAATTGATTTCACGGATCGGTAGTGAGCAATACAAAAGAAGGCAATATTATTGAATAGCCCCAAGACTATGTAAATTCAAAAAAAGATTCTTTCTCTGCAGTGAGCAAACGATaaggttgtttgtttatttttcttttacagacaAGCTATTTTCTACATattatttatgtacattttcatTGTTAGTCTTAAATTTTATAGTACAAAATGATTCATATCTGCTTTATAGCCAAAGATGCCCAATTCAGGGCCTTGCGTGTCATTTTGTattgcaaaagaaaaacactgaattTCATGTcttgatggggaaaaaaaagaagtttaaattaaaatgaaacattcaaTCCATTGTGTTTGTTTACTGCTAAACTGGGAGAGCATGGACAGATGCCATATGCTACGTAGAGATGAAGCATAATTCATCCAGATTAATTTTACCCGCTTGATTAATCTGCCTTAAAAATCAATAGTTAGTGTCACACGTGAtggcattaattaaatatttaattaacttTCTTTAATTTCCTGGAATATTTAGAGAAATCCTATACAGACAGGTGATGGGCGAAAGGCAAagttctattatatatatatatatatatgtatatatatatatatatatatatatatatatatatatatatatatatatatatatatatatatatatatatagttattctTTGTCAGACTGGTGTAGATAATGTCATCTAATTTCAatcatgtcattttttttcatgattctgAGCTCAAGGTACTCCAGGAATGATGGTAAAACTTTTAACTATAGATATTAAAAaggtgaaaggaaaaaaaaagaacgaatgTGTGCTTAAGACTCTTCCCACCATTCCAATCATTTCAGTGTGATAAACTATTGCATTATGAGGAATGAGcaagcgagagacagagagagagagagagagagagagagagagagacagagagagtgtgagagagaggggggagagggagggagagagagagagagagagagagagagagagagagagagagcatgagactTTTAAATTGTCCTTTGATTCAGCCATTTAGATTCCTCCAATTTTTGTGAGACATAGTagacagaggaggagagagacagagagagagatggggagagagacagagagagagggggagagagacagagagagagggggagagagacagagacagaggaggagagagagagagggggagagagaaggagagagagaaagagagagagagggggagagagaaggagagagagacagagagagtgggggagtgagagagagagagatggggagagagagggggggagagagacagagacggaggaggagagagagagagggggagagagaaggagagagacaaagagagagagatgggggagagagacagagaga contains these protein-coding regions:
- the nhlh2 gene encoding helix-loop-helix protein 2, with the translated sequence MKMMLSPDQTDPDLMWAQSDPETVLNVIKVECMPKESPLADGKQRALAPPALTREEKRRRRRATAKYRLAHATRERIRVEAFNVAFAELRKLLPTLPPDKKLSKIEILRLAICYISYLNHVLDV